A DNA window from Acidobacteriota bacterium contains the following coding sequences:
- a CDS encoding alginate lyase family protein — MPGTHPLTRSLQLCATSLLWLACSANAEHVSNPMASYIDVAARHQQLSHNKDPRTAQAIASLNSCSKLPPIAPPAGRMIIPPHYLSGGHGPINPAEAPVTRVYNDFERRVTAGMNQWLVTSSKAEAQCSQQQIDAWAQAGALLDYDPKESSQAWYQVEWTLSSIAISESVLVNETSLDAAQVKRDIAWMNKVAHRTVEFDKSRTQKNNHHYWRGLAAVATGVISSDDDLFTWGLATYRQAIDELDQRGALPQEMARHERAIHYQSFALQPLLPLASFAERQHIPLIQYRSPSGRTVKDAVDFLGEAVANPQIIKAYTPDEQMIDDKGSDFSSFAEFYSLYDPHLPPAIQQGLERPTFASRVGGNTTVIAGFVPDTARGK; from the coding sequence ATGCCCGGAACACATCCGCTGACGCGATCTCTACAACTGTGCGCCACATCACTCCTGTGGCTTGCCTGCTCCGCCAACGCCGAACACGTCTCGAACCCCATGGCCTCCTACATCGACGTCGCCGCGCGCCATCAGCAGCTTAGCCACAACAAAGATCCGCGCACAGCACAGGCTATCGCCTCGCTCAACTCCTGTTCCAAATTGCCACCCATCGCGCCACCAGCCGGTCGCATGATCATCCCCCCGCACTACCTTAGCGGTGGACACGGCCCCATCAACCCAGCCGAGGCACCTGTCACACGTGTCTACAACGACTTCGAGCGTCGCGTCACAGCTGGCATGAATCAATGGCTCGTCACGTCGAGCAAAGCAGAGGCGCAGTGCTCCCAGCAGCAGATCGACGCCTGGGCACAGGCAGGTGCGCTCCTCGACTACGATCCGAAGGAAAGCTCGCAGGCGTGGTATCAGGTGGAATGGACGCTTAGCTCGATCGCTATCAGCGAGTCGGTTCTTGTCAACGAGACCTCTCTCGATGCAGCGCAGGTCAAGCGTGACATCGCGTGGATGAACAAGGTCGCCCACCGCACCGTCGAGTTCGACAAATCGCGCACGCAAAAGAACAACCACCACTACTGGCGTGGACTGGCCGCGGTTGCCACAGGCGTGATCTCATCGGACGACGACCTCTTCACCTGGGGTCTCGCAACCTACCGCCAGGCCATCGACGAGCTCGACCAGCGTGGAGCGCTGCCCCAGGAGATGGCCCGCCACGAACGCGCGATCCACTACCAGTCCTTCGCATTGCAGCCGCTTCTTCCGCTCGCATCCTTCGCGGAGAGACAGCATATTCCGTTGATACAGTACCGCTCGCCGAGCGGCCGTACAGTCAAAGACGCAGTCGATTTCCTTGGCGAAGCTGTCGCCAATCCGCAGATCATCAAGGCCTATACTCCCGACGAACAGATGATCGACGATAAGGGCAGCGATTTTTCTTCGTTCGCCGAGTTTTACTCCCTCTACGATCCACATCTCCCGCCGGCGATTCAGCAAGGACTGGAACGGCCTACCTTCGCCTCGCGCGTTGGGGGAAACACAACCGTCATTGCGGGCTTTGTGCCAGACACGGCGCGAGGAAAATGA
- a CDS encoding putative DNA-binding domain-containing protein, translating to MSTLATLQKQMAAAVMRPLTRNEQMRQRASDGHSIRAEAESFIKPNNRLSSFERLEIYNRQYWFRVFSSFEEDFPGLKSVIGTRRFERLMRAYLEAHPSRSFTLRNLGSSLVEWLRANPRFAAPNIEAAIAMATLEWAHIEAFDNEQRTALTVEDIAALNDNSQLTLQPYVRLVDSPYAVDDALIAIKDSSHAAGTQSSNAVTLHLVRSARSRKPRREQIYLAVHRHEDTVYYKRLAREDYLLLKAFEAGSTLSEAIDVAFAGSTMVEAYRPVHVQSAFHYLMQMGWLCAPYTTEKL from the coding sequence ATGAGCACCCTCGCCACACTACAGAAGCAGATGGCCGCAGCCGTCATGCGCCCCCTCACACGCAACGAGCAGATGCGCCAGCGCGCCTCCGACGGTCACTCGATCCGAGCCGAGGCAGAATCGTTCATCAAACCGAACAACCGTCTCTCCTCTTTCGAGCGGCTCGAGATCTACAACCGTCAATACTGGTTCCGCGTCTTCTCCTCGTTTGAAGAAGACTTCCCCGGCCTCAAGTCCGTCATCGGCACGCGCCGCTTCGAGCGCCTCATGCGCGCCTATCTCGAGGCCCACCCGTCGCGCTCGTTCACGTTGCGCAACCTGGGATCGTCGCTCGTAGAGTGGCTCAGAGCAAACCCGCGATTCGCAGCTCCCAACATCGAGGCCGCGATCGCAATGGCCACGCTCGAGTGGGCTCACATCGAGGCCTTCGACAACGAGCAACGAACAGCGCTCACTGTAGAAGACATTGCCGCCCTTAACGACAACTCCCAGCTCACTCTGCAACCTTATGTGCGTCTGGTTGACTCTCCCTATGCCGTCGACGACGCGCTCATTGCCATCAAAGATTCCAGTCATGCTGCCGGAACCCAGTCATCGAACGCCGTCACGCTGCATCTCGTCCGTAGCGCGCGCTCACGCAAACCCCGCCGCGAACAGATCTACCTCGCCGTGCATCGCCACGAGGACACCGTCTACTACAAGCGCCTCGCACGCGAGGACTATCTCCTTCTCAAGGCGTTTGAAGCTGGATCAACCTTGAGCGAGGCAATCGACGTAGCCTTCGCAGGCAGCACGATGGTTGAAGCCTACCGCCCCGTTCACGTTCAATCCGCCTTTCACTATCTCATGCAGATGGGCTGGCTCTGCGCACCTTACACGACGGAGAAGTTATGA
- a CDS encoding tetratricopeptide repeat protein codes for MDRIALLTQVLQQNPADAFARYGLAMAHISEGDTEAALSEFTTLIGHNPDYVPAYQMSAQTMAKLGRVDEALERLHSGISAANRTGNQHALAEMEALREDLSR; via the coding sequence ATGGACCGCATCGCTCTTCTTACCCAGGTACTCCAGCAGAACCCGGCAGACGCCTTTGCCCGTTACGGCCTGGCCATGGCCCACATCTCCGAGGGAGACACGGAGGCCGCACTCAGCGAATTCACCACTCTGATCGGGCACAATCCCGATTACGTTCCGGCCTACCAGATGTCCGCGCAGACAATGGCAAAGCTCGGCCGCGTCGACGAGGCGCTGGAACGGCTGCACAGCGGCATCTCCGCCGCCAACCGCACCGGCAACCAGCACGCCCTGGCCGAGATGGAGGCCCTGCGCGAAGACCTGAGCCGCTGA
- a CDS encoding Mrp/NBP35 family ATP-binding protein yields MGHMGAGAPQGPQPLPGIAHVVAVGSGKGGVGKTTVAVNMSVSLAKLGYKVGLIDADIYGPNVPTMLGATRQPNVLGDNRIEPVLAHGVKFISIGLISPGDKPLVMRGPMLHQIIRQFLQQVEWGELDFLIIDLPPGTGDVVISLVQTVPLTGAIVVSTGSNVALEDARKALEMFHQVKVDVLGLIENMSQMTLPSGEVIDVFGAGGTERTAAQFGLDFLGAVDLDPTIREGGDKGLPVALAGPESKLAAEFYAVARRVADKARESASKSEDVLEIS; encoded by the coding sequence ATGGGACACATGGGAGCAGGAGCACCGCAGGGGCCGCAGCCTCTGCCCGGAATAGCGCACGTCGTAGCGGTCGGTAGCGGCAAGGGCGGGGTGGGAAAGACGACCGTCGCGGTGAACATGTCCGTCTCGCTGGCGAAGCTCGGCTACAAGGTTGGTCTGATCGACGCGGACATCTACGGGCCGAACGTGCCGACGATGCTCGGGGCCACGCGGCAGCCAAACGTCTTGGGAGACAACCGCATCGAGCCGGTGCTCGCGCACGGGGTGAAGTTCATCTCCATCGGACTGATCTCGCCTGGCGACAAACCTCTTGTGATGCGCGGGCCGATGCTGCACCAGATCATCCGCCAGTTCCTGCAACAGGTGGAGTGGGGCGAGCTGGACTTCCTGATCATCGACCTTCCTCCGGGCACGGGCGACGTGGTCATCTCGCTGGTGCAGACGGTCCCTCTGACGGGCGCGATTGTGGTTTCGACAGGCTCGAACGTTGCGCTTGAGGATGCGCGTAAGGCGCTCGAGATGTTCCACCAGGTCAAGGTCGACGTTCTCGGCTTGATCGAAAACATGTCGCAGATGACTCTGCCTTCGGGCGAGGTCATCGACGTCTTCGGGGCTGGTGGGACGGAGCGGACGGCGGCGCAGTTCGGGCTGGACTTCCTGGGGGCAGTCGACCTCGATCCCACGATTCGTGAGGGCGGCGATAAGGGGCTGCCGGTTGCCCTGGCAGGGCCGGAATCGAAACTTGCGGCGGAGTTCTACGCGGTCGCCCGGCGTGTCGCGGACAAGGCGCGTGAGAGCGCGTCTAAGAGTGAGGATGTTCTGGAGATCAGTTGA
- a CDS encoding nucleotide exchange factor GrpE, which produces MRRHNSMQDETTVQAVQEGDAVTTASEQPVLDAAAALQAELDQAKGERDQLLDRLARLQAEFDNARKREAKERQDSRDYTVSSTVEPFLGVMDNFHLALKSGGSGEQLKAGVELILKQMEDALRGLNVVPVESVGAQFDPRVHEALGSIETKEFPDHQVLEEIRRGYKVREKLLRPALVKIASNPAMVSE; this is translated from the coding sequence ATGAGGAGACATAATTCCATGCAGGATGAGACGACCGTGCAGGCCGTTCAGGAGGGTGATGCTGTCACCACCGCCTCCGAGCAGCCAGTGCTGGACGCGGCCGCCGCGCTACAGGCAGAGTTGGACCAGGCAAAGGGAGAGCGGGACCAGCTGCTCGACAGATTGGCAAGGCTACAGGCGGAGTTCGACAACGCCCGCAAGCGCGAGGCAAAGGAGCGTCAGGACTCCCGCGATTACACTGTTTCGAGCACGGTCGAGCCATTTCTCGGCGTTATGGACAACTTCCATCTTGCGCTGAAGTCTGGCGGATCGGGCGAACAGCTCAAGGCCGGTGTGGAATTGATTCTGAAGCAGATGGAAGACGCCCTGCGCGGGCTGAACGTTGTTCCAGTTGAGAGCGTTGGCGCACAGTTTGACCCCAGAGTCCATGAGGCCCTGGGGAGCATCGAAACGAAGGAGTTCCCCGATCACCAGGTGCTTGAAGAGATTCGGCGCGGTTACAAGGTTCGCGAGAAGCTTCTTCGGCCGGCGTTGGTGAAGATTGCCTCGAATCCAGCGATGGTGAGCGAGTAG
- a CDS encoding VWA domain-containing protein — protein MKRVRYTKFTGDLSSSFGLEDLMQALSDFLLDSGFNDPYSQFSESNDQTLENLREAIRQALESGELFDEEAQEKYDTLPEDQIEDLVDKIIQKMQEQNFINAEMPQQGQSETGDGNNTQARFEVTDKGMDFLGYKALRELLGPLGRSNFGRHDTRHEAAGVEINGSSKLYEFGDTLNLDVTATFSSVFAHEGISTAVEGEEHTPLNIEYSDLYVHQSDYQSSCATVVLLDCSHSMILYGEDRFTPAKRVAMALAHLIRTQFPGDTLNLVLFHDTAEEVPVARLSRVKVGPHYTNTRDGLRLAQRILARQNKDMKQIVMITDGKPSALTLPDGRIYKNAFGLDPLVIEETLEEVSRCKRSNIMINTFMLANDFTLMQFVQKVSAMCRGKAYFTTPQTLGNYLLMDFMSRRMKTVH, from the coding sequence ATGAAACGGGTCCGCTACACGAAATTTACCGGCGATCTCTCCTCCAGCTTCGGCCTCGAAGATCTGATGCAGGCCCTGTCCGACTTTCTACTCGACTCCGGCTTCAACGATCCATACTCTCAGTTCAGCGAATCCAACGATCAGACACTGGAGAACCTCCGCGAAGCCATCCGTCAGGCGCTCGAGTCCGGCGAACTGTTCGACGAGGAAGCGCAGGAGAAGTACGATACGCTCCCCGAGGACCAGATCGAAGATCTGGTCGACAAAATCATTCAGAAGATGCAGGAGCAGAACTTTATCAACGCCGAGATGCCTCAACAGGGACAGAGCGAGACCGGCGACGGCAACAACACGCAGGCCCGCTTCGAGGTCACCGACAAGGGCATGGACTTCCTCGGCTACAAGGCGCTGCGCGAGCTGCTCGGCCCGCTTGGCCGCTCCAACTTCGGCCGTCACGACACCCGCCATGAGGCCGCCGGCGTCGAGATCAACGGCTCTTCCAAGCTCTACGAGTTCGGCGACACGCTCAACCTCGACGTCACCGCCACCTTCTCCAGCGTCTTCGCTCACGAGGGCATCTCAACCGCTGTTGAGGGCGAAGAACACACACCGCTCAACATCGAGTACTCCGACCTCTACGTCCACCAGTCCGACTACCAATCGTCGTGCGCTACCGTCGTGCTCCTCGACTGCTCGCACTCGATGATCCTCTACGGCGAAGACCGCTTCACCCCGGCAAAGCGCGTCGCCATGGCGCTGGCGCATCTCATCCGCACGCAGTTCCCGGGCGACACGCTTAACCTCGTTCTCTTCCACGACACAGCGGAAGAGGTCCCGGTCGCGCGGCTCTCACGCGTCAAGGTAGGCCCGCACTACACCAACACCCGCGATGGCCTCAGGCTCGCGCAACGTATCCTCGCCCGGCAGAACAAGGACATGAAGCAGATCGTGATGATCACCGATGGCAAACCCTCGGCGCTCACGCTGCCTGACGGGCGCATCTACAAGAACGCCTTCGGCCTCGACCCGCTCGTTATCGAAGAGACGCTTGAGGAGGTCTCCCGCTGCAAGCGATCCAACATCATGATCAACACCTTCATGCTTGCCAACGACTTCACATTGATGCAGTTTGTACAGAAGGTGAGCGCCATGTGCCGAGGCAAAGCATACTTCACCACACCGCAGACGCTAGGCAACTATCTGCTGATGGACTTCATGTCTCGGCGCATGAAGACCGTGCACTAG
- a CDS encoding sigma 54-interacting transcriptional regulator has product MTTSLPATLGALRNSEYTPERLARSVKDELRENLIARLQASARSKGTQDAIFPGIVGYEDTVVPQIVNALLSRHNFILLGLRGQAKSRILRALTTLLDPHTPYVAGSEVRDNPYAPISKYSRDLIAKLGDDTPIAWLTPDDRFVEKLATPDVTVADLVGDIDPIKAARSNQDLGSELTMHYGLLPRANRGIFAINELPDLAGKIQVALFNIMQEGDVQIKGYPVRLPLDVAIVFSANPEDYTARGKIVTPLKDRIGSEIRTHYPEDIEEGIRITAQEAWSERPAAKIEIPHYIRQIVEQIAFAAREDKKVDKRSGVSQRLPISTMELVLSNAERRALLHGESLVVPRVGDIFAALPGITGKIELEYEGEMRGADTVIREIIRGAVGIIFDKYFAGADTQQIEQWFNLGGAVQLNDAQPASGSLAELKQIQGLFEKLTPLNINGKSSPEEAVSAAEFLLEGMTAHKRISRAEERVFTAAEKKQRVDQATQYAERMREREQEEFNPRNRTRRGFN; this is encoded by the coding sequence ATGACGACTTCACTTCCTGCGACACTCGGCGCTCTCCGCAACAGCGAATACACCCCCGAACGCCTCGCCCGCAGTGTGAAGGACGAGCTTCGCGAGAACCTGATCGCCCGTCTGCAAGCGAGCGCCCGCAGCAAAGGGACTCAGGATGCCATCTTCCCCGGCATCGTCGGCTACGAGGACACGGTCGTTCCGCAGATCGTCAACGCGCTGCTCTCGCGCCACAACTTCATCCTCCTCGGCCTGCGCGGACAGGCGAAGTCGCGCATCCTGCGCGCGCTCACCACACTGCTCGATCCGCATACGCCGTACGTCGCCGGCTCCGAGGTTCGCGACAATCCATACGCGCCCATCAGCAAATACTCGCGCGACCTCATAGCCAAGTTGGGCGATGACACTCCGATCGCCTGGCTCACTCCAGACGACCGCTTCGTCGAGAAGCTCGCCACACCCGACGTAACCGTGGCCGACCTCGTCGGCGACATCGACCCAATCAAGGCTGCACGCTCCAACCAGGACCTCGGCTCGGAGCTGACCATGCACTACGGCCTGCTGCCCCGCGCCAATCGCGGCATCTTCGCCATCAACGAGCTCCCCGACCTCGCAGGCAAAATTCAGGTCGCGCTATTCAACATCATGCAGGAGGGCGACGTACAGATTAAGGGATACCCGGTGCGCCTCCCTCTCGACGTCGCCATCGTCTTCTCGGCCAACCCCGAGGACTACACGGCGCGCGGCAAGATCGTCACACCGCTCAAGGACCGCATCGGCTCCGAGATCCGCACGCACTACCCCGAGGACATCGAAGAGGGCATTCGCATCACCGCGCAGGAGGCATGGTCCGAACGCCCGGCCGCGAAGATCGAAATCCCGCACTACATCCGCCAGATCGTCGAACAGATCGCCTTCGCCGCGCGCGAAGACAAGAAGGTCGACAAGCGCTCCGGCGTCTCGCAACGTCTTCCGATCTCCACCATGGAGCTTGTGCTCTCAAACGCTGAACGGCGCGCGCTGCTTCACGGCGAGAGCCTTGTCGTCCCGCGCGTCGGCGATATCTTCGCCGCTCTTCCTGGAATCACCGGGAAGATCGAGCTCGAGTACGAAGGCGAGATGCGCGGCGCCGATACCGTCATTCGCGAGATCATCCGCGGCGCCGTCGGCATCATCTTCGACAAGTACTTCGCCGGCGCCGACACGCAGCAGATCGAACAGTGGTTCAACCTCGGCGGCGCCGTACAGCTGAATGACGCGCAGCCTGCCTCGGGATCGCTCGCCGAACTCAAGCAGATTCAAGGACTCTTCGAAAAACTCACGCCCCTGAACATCAACGGCAAATCGTCACCGGAAGAGGCCGTCAGCGCTGCCGAATTCCTCCTCGAAGGCATGACCGCCCACAAACGCATCAGCCGAGCCGAGGAGCGCGTCTTCACCGCCGCCGAAAAGAAGCAGCGCGTCGACCAGGCCACGCAGTATGCCGAGCGCATGCGCGAACGCGAGCAGGAAGAGTTCAACCCACGCAATCGCACACGTCGCGGCTTTAACTAA
- the hrcA gene encoding heat-inducible transcription repressor HrcA gives MAEREQVTARQRAILTAIIESYIETGEPVGSGTIARLPHGEAQAMSPATVRNEMAELADAGLLEQPHTSAGRIPTARAFRMYVEQLSGGANPRIDAARLPARSRRQIDSSFVGLAGTQAVLERTSHVLATLSSGVGLAIAAAAEGDLLEHVHFSRLAPARVLAVVVTRSGMVRDRVLALDRDLTLGELETASNFLNEHFRGWSVEQVRSELARMVERERSEYQRLLNSVQQLWGKVVPASEARVQPVYVEGVANLIAPNIDGERLREMLAALEAKQRLVDLLNAYIDARQQSVRVVFDLEEQAPEMAGLVLIAAPTRLAGENRGTIGVIGSKRMDYENTMNAVSYLSRVFDRIALHQNE, from the coding sequence ATGGCAGAGCGAGAGCAGGTAACGGCGCGGCAGCGGGCCATCCTGACTGCCATTATTGAGAGCTACATCGAGACCGGCGAGCCGGTTGGCTCCGGTACGATTGCGCGTCTGCCTCATGGCGAGGCACAGGCGATGAGCCCGGCTACTGTTCGCAACGAGATGGCCGAGCTGGCCGATGCGGGCCTCCTGGAGCAGCCGCACACCTCTGCTGGGCGTATTCCTACAGCGCGGGCGTTCCGCATGTATGTCGAGCAGTTGAGCGGTGGCGCGAACCCCCGCATCGACGCTGCCCGGCTTCCCGCGCGCTCGCGCAGGCAGATTGACTCAAGCTTTGTGGGGCTGGCGGGGACGCAGGCGGTGCTGGAGCGCACCTCGCATGTGCTGGCGACGCTCTCGAGCGGCGTAGGGCTGGCGATTGCGGCGGCGGCCGAGGGCGATCTGCTGGAGCATGTGCACTTTTCGCGGCTGGCCCCGGCACGGGTGCTCGCCGTGGTGGTGACCCGCTCGGGGATGGTGCGCGACCGGGTGCTGGCGCTCGACCGCGACCTGACGCTGGGGGAGCTGGAGACGGCATCGAACTTTCTGAATGAGCACTTCCGCGGCTGGAGCGTGGAGCAGGTGCGCTCGGAGCTTGCGCGGATGGTTGAGCGCGAGCGCAGCGAGTACCAGCGACTGCTCAACTCGGTGCAGCAGCTATGGGGAAAGGTTGTTCCGGCGAGCGAGGCGCGAGTGCAACCTGTTTATGTAGAAGGCGTTGCGAACCTTATCGCACCGAACATCGACGGGGAGCGGCTGCGGGAGATGCTGGCGGCGCTCGAGGCCAAGCAGCGGCTGGTTGACCTGCTGAACGCCTACATCGATGCCCGGCAGCAGAGCGTGCGGGTGGTCTTCGACCTCGAGGAGCAGGCCCCGGAGATGGCTGGCCTGGTGCTGATTGCGGCCCCCACCCGGCTGGCCGGTGAAAACCGGGGCACGATTGGCGTGATTGGTAGCAAACGGATGGATTACGAGAATACGATGAATGCCGTAAGCTATCTGTCGCGGGTCTTCGATCGTATTGCTCTGCATCAGAACGAATAA
- a CDS encoding DUF692 domain-containing protein, with the protein MPANRFNGFTDYGVGIGLRVPHYRHILDKKPVVDWFEIISENYMVDGGRPLTVLDSILDQYRVVQHGVSMYFGSSNPLSREHLRRLKNLVRRTKTPWLSDHLCWGSVDGTYTHDLLPMPYTFEAARVTAEKIRQAQDSLEIPIAVENVSSYAEYHISEMTEWEFLNEVVEQADCGILLDVNNIYVSSQNHNFDPQTYVNSVPAERVAQIHIAGHSKFEKYILDTHDHPVLDPVWALYARAIERCGPTATLLEWDDSIPSFDAVHAEALKANRYLRAADAPLAVTA; encoded by the coding sequence ATGCCGGCAAATCGCTTCAACGGGTTTACAGACTATGGTGTAGGAATCGGCCTGCGCGTGCCTCACTACCGCCACATCCTGGATAAGAAGCCTGTCGTCGATTGGTTCGAGATCATCTCGGAAAACTACATGGTCGATGGAGGCCGCCCGCTCACTGTTCTCGACAGCATCCTCGACCAGTACCGCGTCGTGCAGCACGGCGTCTCGATGTACTTCGGCTCATCCAACCCTCTCTCGCGGGAGCATCTTCGCCGCCTGAAAAATCTTGTTCGCCGCACCAAAACACCCTGGCTCTCCGACCACCTCTGCTGGGGCTCGGTCGACGGCACCTACACGCACGATCTCCTCCCCATGCCCTACACCTTCGAGGCCGCACGTGTTACCGCCGAAAAGATCCGACAGGCGCAGGACTCCCTCGAAATTCCCATAGCTGTCGAAAACGTCTCCAGCTATGCCGAATATCACATCTCCGAGATGACCGAATGGGAGTTCCTCAACGAAGTTGTCGAACAGGCCGACTGCGGAATCCTTCTCGACGTCAACAACATCTACGTCTCATCGCAGAACCACAACTTCGACCCGCAGACCTATGTCAACAGCGTTCCCGCAGAACGTGTAGCGCAGATCCACATCGCCGGCCATTCCAAGTTCGAGAAGTACATCCTCGACACGCACGATCACCCTGTTCTCGATCCCGTCTGGGCACTGTATGCTCGCGCTATTGAGCGCTGCGGGCCAACAGCGACGCTCCTCGAGTGGGACGATTCCATTCCGTCCTTCGATGCAGTCCATGCGGAAGCCCTCAAAGCCAACCGATATCTACGCGCCGCCGATGCGCCTCTCGCGGTGACCGCATGA
- the dnaJ gene encoding molecular chaperone DnaJ → MSATSNVTKIDFYEVLSVSRDASDQELKTAYRKLAMQYHPDRNPGDHSAEEKFKECSEAYQVLSDPEKRAAYDRYGHAAFNGSSSGNGAGPFGSGFGGAQDLGDIFGDLFGEMFNMGGARGKASRVQRGRDLRYDLTLEFEEAVFGVEREIKIRRSETCTDCKGTGAAKGRAPITCTQCDGRGQQRFQQGFFSVARTCSVCGGTGTMIVDPCTACRGETRVQTEHKILVKVPAGVEQETRIRYQGEGESGKFGGPAGDLYVVLSIKPHKFFERDGDDLHCVMPISFPQAALGTELEIQTLEGVETLKIPEGTQSGREFKLRGKGVPHLNERGKGDLIVEIRVQTPNKLSRQQKELLRQLSETMTVENTPTSRGIFDKVKEIFN, encoded by the coding sequence ATGAGTGCGACGTCGAACGTGACCAAGATCGACTTTTATGAGGTGCTGAGTGTCTCCCGCGATGCCTCCGACCAGGAGCTGAAGACTGCCTATCGCAAGCTGGCGATGCAGTATCATCCGGACCGAAATCCGGGGGATCATTCTGCCGAAGAGAAGTTCAAGGAGTGCAGCGAGGCCTATCAGGTGCTGAGCGACCCGGAGAAGCGCGCGGCCTACGACCGTTACGGCCATGCGGCCTTCAACGGCAGCTCCAGCGGAAACGGCGCGGGGCCGTTTGGCAGCGGCTTTGGCGGCGCACAGGACCTCGGCGATATCTTTGGCGACCTCTTCGGCGAGATGTTCAACATGGGCGGCGCAAGGGGCAAGGCCTCGCGCGTGCAGCGCGGCCGCGACCTGCGTTACGATCTGACGCTCGAGTTTGAAGAGGCCGTCTTTGGCGTCGAACGCGAGATCAAGATTCGTCGCAGCGAGACCTGCACCGATTGCAAGGGGACCGGCGCGGCCAAGGGCAGAGCACCCATTACCTGTACGCAGTGCGACGGGCGCGGCCAGCAGAGGTTCCAGCAAGGGTTCTTCTCCGTCGCGAGGACGTGCTCGGTCTGCGGTGGAACGGGAACGATGATCGTCGATCCATGCACCGCCTGCCGTGGCGAGACGCGCGTACAGACGGAGCACAAGATTCTTGTCAAGGTGCCTGCGGGTGTCGAGCAGGAGACACGCATCCGCTATCAGGGCGAGGGCGAGTCGGGCAAGTTCGGCGGCCCGGCCGGCGACCTGTATGTTGTCCTCAGCATCAAGCCGCACAAGTTTTTTGAGCGCGACGGCGATGACCTGCACTGCGTGATGCCGATCTCTTTTCCTCAAGCCGCGCTTGGCACGGAGCTGGAGATCCAGACCCTGGAGGGCGTGGAGACGCTCAAAATCCCGGAGGGAACGCAGAGCGGACGAGAGTTCAAGTTGCGCGGCAAGGGCGTTCCTCACCTCAACGAGCGTGGCAAGGGCGATCTGATCGTCGAGATTCGCGTTCAGACGCCGAACAAGCTCTCGAGGCAGCAGAAAGAGCTTCTGCGCCAGCTCAGTGAGACGATGACGGTTGAAAATACGCCGACGTCACGCGGCATCTTCGACAAAGTCAAAGAGATCTTCAACTAG
- a CDS encoding acyl-CoA thioesterase — MSEEVLARTVCESQSERSEIIFPADANALGNLFGGRLMQYIDLVGAMAASRHARATTVTASMDHLDFVAPVRVGDLLILKASVNRAFRTSMEVGVKAMVEDVRKNRLRHVSSAYLTYVAMDLDGKKIVVPQVVPETEHQKRRYEDAGRRREMRAGETQRKKEIRGLLGEEWHV, encoded by the coding sequence ATGAGCGAAGAGGTTTTGGCAAGAACGGTGTGCGAGTCGCAGTCCGAACGCAGCGAGATCATCTTTCCCGCCGATGCGAACGCGCTGGGAAATCTGTTCGGCGGCAGGTTGATGCAGTACATTGACCTCGTAGGAGCGATGGCGGCCAGCCGTCATGCTCGGGCCACCACTGTGACGGCGAGCATGGACCATCTGGACTTTGTTGCGCCTGTGCGCGTTGGCGACCTGCTGATCCTGAAGGCGAGCGTCAACCGGGCCTTTCGCACTTCGATGGAGGTCGGTGTGAAGGCGATGGTGGAGGATGTGAGGAAGAACCGGCTGCGCCACGTTTCGTCCGCGTACCTGACCTACGTTGCGATGGACTTGGATGGAAAGAAGATTGTTGTGCCGCAGGTGGTTCCGGAGACGGAGCACCAGAAGCGGCGGTATGAGGATGCAGGCCGGAGGCGCGAGATGCGCGCCGGCGAGACCCAGCGCAAGAAAGAGATACGTGGCCTGCTCGGCGAAGAGTGGCACGTCTGA